Proteins found in one Candidatus Manganitrophaceae bacterium genomic segment:
- a CDS encoding type II toxin-antitoxin system prevent-host-death family antitoxin: MKTVGCSEAKAHFSERTKRGRPVAKLSPVSKNDLKSISEVFTEIDKLRKGAVLGDDLSIRELIEDGRHQ, encoded by the coding sequence ATGAAGACCGTTGGATGCTCTGAAGCAAAGGCTCATTTCTCGGAACGCACCAAACGTGGGCGTCCGGTGGCGAAGTTAAGTCCTGTCTCAAAAAACGACCTGAAGAGCATTTCAGAGGTCTTCACTGAGATTGATAAACTCAGGAAAGGAGCAGTTCTCGGGGACGATCTCAGCATCCGCGAACTCATTGAAGACGGAAGGCATCAGTAG